Proteins found in one Magnolia sinica isolate HGM2019 chromosome 5, MsV1, whole genome shotgun sequence genomic segment:
- the LOC131247429 gene encoding uncharacterized protein LOC131247429, with the protein MADWGPVVIAVLLFILLSPGLLIQVPGRTRVVEFGNMCTSGISILVHTIFFFGTLTILVIAIGVHIHTG; encoded by the coding sequence ATGGCTGATTGGGGCCCAGTTGTGATCGCCGTACTCCTGTTCATCCTCCTATCACCTGGACTGTTGATTCAGGTGCCCGGGCGAACGAGAGTCGTTGAATTCGGGAACATGTGCACCAGTGGGATTTCCATCCTAGTTCATACCATATTCTTCTTTGGTACACTCACCATCTTGGTCATTGCCATTGGGGTCCACATACATACAGGTTGA